In Streptomyces sp. NBC_01426, one genomic interval encodes:
- a CDS encoding cytochrome P450, translating into MQQPREPQEIPPGCPAHGNVRMYGPSFGADPDSHYAGLRAFGPSAPVDIAPDVQAELVTSYDAALYVLQNPSSFVRDSRRWNALNEGRVPADSPALPMLGYRPNALFSDGAAHARLRRAVTDSLATVNEHQLIRQTQQSANYLISQFSTDVLGQAELMAEYAQPLPLLVFSELFGCPPEIGDRVIAGISGIFQGTPGADEVLGGALTELIALKRRRPTDDLTTRLMEHSAQLSDEEVLHQLVTLLSGGTAPLAATIGTSSALYLGEDWQVGLPVEDAVSQTLWNYAPIANYAAHYPTHDVELGDRLVRANDPVLISFAAANTDPKLTEHREQLSAKAHLAFGAGPHACPAKDPAFMIAVTAVETLLNQLLDVELRVPFKALTWAPSPWSRTLVTLPIRFTPRAAPQGAGSTGPAGSNAGQAPQQQTAASATSHAGPSRANAGFAPQPKGGLFSRFLAWTRGE; encoded by the coding sequence ATGCAACAGCCCCGTGAACCGCAGGAGATACCCCCCGGCTGCCCCGCGCACGGGAACGTCCGGATGTACGGCCCGTCGTTCGGAGCCGACCCCGACAGCCACTACGCAGGGCTGCGTGCGTTCGGCCCCAGTGCGCCCGTGGACATCGCCCCCGACGTCCAGGCCGAGCTCGTCACGAGCTACGACGCCGCCCTGTACGTCCTGCAGAACCCCTCTTCCTTCGTGCGCGACTCCCGCCGCTGGAACGCCCTGAACGAAGGGCGCGTCCCGGCCGACAGCCCGGCGCTGCCCATGTTGGGTTACCGCCCCAACGCGTTGTTCAGCGACGGCGCGGCGCACGCGCGGCTGCGTCGGGCCGTCACCGACAGTCTCGCCACGGTCAACGAGCACCAGCTCATCCGGCAGACGCAGCAGTCCGCCAACTACCTGATCAGCCAGTTCAGCACCGACGTCCTCGGGCAGGCGGAGCTGATGGCCGAGTACGCCCAGCCGCTGCCCCTGCTGGTCTTCAGCGAGCTGTTCGGCTGCCCGCCCGAGATCGGCGACCGCGTGATCGCCGGGATCAGTGGCATCTTCCAGGGAACGCCCGGGGCCGACGAGGTGCTCGGCGGGGCGCTCACCGAGCTGATCGCCCTCAAGCGGCGGCGCCCCACGGACGACCTGACGACACGTCTGATGGAGCACTCGGCCCAGCTGAGCGACGAGGAGGTGCTGCACCAGCTGGTCACCCTGCTCTCCGGTGGCACCGCGCCGCTGGCCGCGACGATCGGCACCAGCAGCGCCCTGTACCTGGGAGAGGACTGGCAGGTCGGCCTTCCGGTCGAGGACGCGGTCTCCCAGACCCTCTGGAACTACGCGCCGATCGCCAACTACGCGGCGCACTATCCCACGCACGACGTCGAGTTGGGCGACAGGCTGGTCCGGGCCAACGACCCGGTCCTGATCTCCTTCGCCGCGGCCAACACCGACCCGAAGCTGACGGAGCACCGCGAACAGTTGAGCGCCAAGGCGCACTTGGCGTTCGGTGCGGGCCCGCACGCCTGTCCCGCCAAGGACCCGGCTTTCATGATCGCCGTGACTGCGGTCGAGACGCTGCTGAACCAGCTTCTCGACGTCGAGCTGCGTGTCCCGTTCAAGGCGCTGACCTGGGCGCCGAGCCCGTGGAGCCGCACGCTGGTCACCCTCCCGATCCGCTTCACTCCGAGGGCCGCTCCCCAGGGCGCCGGGTCGACCGGGCCGGCCGGTTCGAACGCGGGCCAGGCGCCCCAGCAGCAGACGGCCGCCTCCGCGACCTCGCACGCCGGACCCTCGCGTGCGAACGCCGGCTTCGCGCCGCAACCCAAGGGCGGCCTGTTCAGCCGCTTCCTGGCCTGGACCAGGGGCGAGTGA
- a CDS encoding ATP-binding protein, producing the protein MNRDALVWCLVAVAAIAVVAVVALVARNRALGAKKKQTEAELRDRLLAADSHLHASRAELQRFRNEQDATLRAAKEAAEENTKAVLKGAASLLQSLAAEQTTLLDGIQRKFGGHAVLGDLLDVNHANAQMARKAQGIAVMCGAPLGRRNRPASVYDVVRSAQGQIRNFHRVAIMQQTSLALKAYAVAPVALAVAELLDNAASFSQHDAPIEVTFQRVQNNLCIVIDDAGVSMNDEERQRATALLSGEIAPRLSQLGTQPKFGFPVIGLIARQHGFKVDVTGVSRYGGVRAVVLLPEELWTMEEIPAAQEAPVSDIRRATESRPQGVTSRTMHGLPKRGSRQAPIASVPDPDTTSSAPRTPGETGRASGRSLGAFQRGTLSGRNLDATSFEGPEEA; encoded by the coding sequence ATGAATCGAGACGCACTTGTGTGGTGCCTGGTTGCGGTGGCGGCGATAGCCGTTGTCGCCGTCGTGGCACTCGTCGCCCGCAACAGAGCACTGGGGGCGAAGAAGAAGCAGACCGAGGCCGAACTGAGGGACCGGCTCCTCGCGGCAGACAGCCATCTGCACGCGTCACGCGCCGAGCTGCAGAGGTTCCGCAACGAGCAGGACGCCACGCTCCGCGCGGCCAAGGAAGCGGCGGAGGAGAACACCAAGGCCGTCCTCAAGGGTGCCGCGAGCCTTCTGCAGAGCCTCGCGGCCGAGCAGACGACGCTGTTGGACGGCATCCAGCGCAAGTTCGGCGGACACGCCGTCCTCGGCGACCTGTTGGACGTCAACCACGCCAACGCGCAGATGGCGCGCAAGGCTCAGGGCATCGCCGTCATGTGCGGTGCGCCGCTCGGCCGTCGCAACCGGCCCGCCAGCGTCTACGACGTGGTGCGCAGCGCCCAGGGTCAGATCCGCAACTTCCACCGGGTCGCCATCATGCAGCAGACCAGTCTCGCCCTGAAGGCGTACGCGGTCGCGCCCGTCGCCCTCGCCGTGGCGGAGCTGCTGGACAACGCGGCCAGCTTCTCGCAGCACGACGCGCCGATCGAGGTCACGTTCCAGCGCGTCCAGAACAACCTGTGCATCGTCATCGACGACGCCGGTGTGAGCATGAACGACGAAGAGCGGCAGCGGGCGACCGCACTGCTCTCCGGGGAGATCGCCCCCCGTCTGTCGCAGCTCGGAACCCAGCCGAAGTTCGGGTTCCCGGTCATCGGCCTGATCGCGCGTCAGCACGGTTTCAAGGTCGACGTCACCGGAGTCTCCCGATACGGCGGCGTCAGGGCCGTCGTCCTCTTGCCCGAGGAGCTGTGGACCATGGAGGAGATTCCGGCCGCCCAGGAGGCTCCGGTCAGCGACATCCGGCGCGCCACCGAGAGCCGGCCCCAGGGCGTGACCTCGCGCACGATGCACGGGCTGCCCAAGCGCGGCTCGCGCCAGGCGCCCATCGCGAGCGTCCCCGACCCCGACACCACCTCGTCGGCGCCGCGGACCCCGGGGGAAACGGGCCGCGCTTCCGGGCGCAGCCTGGGGGCCTTCCAACGCGGCACGCTCTCCGGCCGCAATCTTGACGCCACCTCGTTCGAAGGGCCCGAAGAGGCATGA
- a CDS encoding cytochrome P450: MGVATTPSYDRRASASLFSRLRTARGQADPFPIYAELLERGEVVPAPWGGFAVTGFAACDQVLRSRQWLEPDREWRERQGLGTRWNAPSSREMSNTLAALNAPDHTKVRRAAGSFDRNTVERIGSKVNRTADRLLDTFTERIRTGEADFSELVCEELPVATIGDWLGLPQADWPRLRELTHDQVFTQELLPSASQLALSDAATAELRTYFMELVRDRRTHPGDDPVTRWIQTWDAIEPDRDKADEAVYFLVLFVLLAALETTATLLSTMTLRLVESPERWDMVADNPDLVPGFVEETLRYDPPTHVISRIASQDSVLGGIEIRRDEMVHLMIGAAHRDPARHGDADRFDPERTPDHLAFSGGIHYCLGAPLARLEAQTLLRQLIRRLPRLTLVRPPSMAPRVAFRRLLNLDVALA; the protein is encoded by the coding sequence ATGGGGGTTGCCACAACTCCGTCGTACGACCGCCGGGCGTCCGCCTCCCTCTTCTCCCGTCTACGGACGGCCAGAGGGCAGGCCGACCCCTTCCCGATCTACGCCGAACTCCTGGAGCGCGGCGAGGTGGTGCCCGCCCCCTGGGGCGGCTTCGCCGTGACGGGCTTCGCCGCATGCGACCAGGTGCTGCGCAGCCGCCAATGGCTGGAGCCCGACCGGGAATGGCGGGAGCGGCAGGGGCTCGGGACGCGCTGGAACGCCCCCTCCTCACGCGAGATGAGCAACACGCTCGCCGCGCTCAACGCCCCGGACCACACCAAGGTGCGCCGGGCGGCGGGCTCCTTCGACCGGAACACCGTCGAGCGCATCGGCAGCAAGGTGAACCGGACCGCGGATCGGCTCCTCGACACGTTCACGGAGCGAATACGCACCGGCGAGGCGGACTTCTCGGAGCTTGTCTGCGAGGAGCTGCCGGTGGCCACCATAGGTGACTGGCTCGGGCTGCCGCAGGCCGACTGGCCCCGGCTCCGAGAGTTGACGCACGACCAGGTCTTCACCCAGGAGTTGCTGCCGTCGGCCAGCCAACTGGCCTTGTCCGACGCGGCCACGGCCGAACTCCGCACCTACTTCATGGAGCTGGTGCGCGATCGCCGCACCCACCCCGGCGACGACCCCGTCACCCGGTGGATCCAGACGTGGGACGCGATCGAGCCCGACCGGGACAAGGCCGACGAGGCGGTCTACTTCCTCGTGTTGTTCGTCCTGCTGGCCGCCCTGGAGACCACCGCGACCCTCCTCTCGACGATGACGCTCCGGCTCGTCGAAAGCCCGGAACGCTGGGACATGGTCGCCGACAACCCCGACCTCGTGCCCGGGTTCGTGGAGGAAACGCTTCGCTACGACCCGCCCACCCACGTGATCAGCAGGATCGCATCGCAGGACTCCGTGCTGGGAGGCATCGAGATCCGCCGCGACGAGATGGTCCACCTCATGATCGGAGCGGCGCACCGGGACCCCGCCAGACACGGCGACGCGGACCGGTTCGACCCCGAACGCACCCCCGACCACCTCGCGTTCAGTGGCGGCATCCACTACTGCCTCGGCGCGCCACTGGCCCGCCTCGAAGCACAGACCCTGCTGCGCCAACTGATCCGGCGCCTCCCCCGCCTCACCCTCGTACGCCCCCCGTCGATGGCGCCCCGCGTGGCGTTCCGGCGCCTGCTGAACCTGGACGTAGCACTCGCATGA
- a CDS encoding roadblock/LC7 domain-containing protein: MTADLSWMLEDIVHNVPRARHAVLLSADGLPRGATEGLAEKDVRTISAAMAGMQSLSRATAHFAGPEEDRQWNQTVIEFSHGWIFLIGAGQGSYLAAAAAPDVDMQQISFRMHRLVARLGNNLTSPPRVNAEDAGGSRGNAPRHQSSGDAGFALGELDQVMSEVKGARHAVLLGSDGLPRGATSGMSRDLADTISAAMTGIHAYSRVTSQFAGVTEDAQWRQTVIEFQHGWIFLMAAGPDGFLAAAAEHDCDIEQFTTRLHEVVPGLTAAATPGKGTDHV, translated from the coding sequence ATGACCGCAGACCTGTCGTGGATGCTGGAGGACATCGTGCACAACGTGCCCCGTGCACGGCACGCCGTCCTGTTGTCCGCGGACGGCCTCCCTCGCGGCGCGACGGAAGGCCTGGCCGAGAAGGATGTGCGCACCATCTCCGCGGCCATGGCCGGGATGCAGTCGCTCAGCCGGGCGACGGCCCACTTCGCCGGACCGGAGGAGGACCGGCAGTGGAACCAGACCGTCATCGAGTTCTCGCACGGCTGGATCTTCCTGATCGGGGCGGGGCAGGGCTCCTACCTCGCCGCCGCGGCCGCACCCGATGTGGACATGCAGCAGATCTCCTTCCGCATGCACCGCCTCGTCGCCCGTCTGGGCAACAACCTCACCTCACCGCCTCGGGTGAACGCCGAGGACGCCGGAGGGTCGCGGGGGAACGCCCCCCGGCACCAGAGTTCCGGTGACGCGGGATTCGCCCTCGGCGAGCTCGACCAGGTGATGTCCGAGGTCAAGGGTGCCCGCCACGCCGTGCTGCTGGGATCGGACGGTCTTCCCCGCGGGGCGACCAGTGGGATGAGCCGCGACCTCGCGGACACGATCTCCGCGGCCATGACGGGCATCCACGCCTACAGCCGGGTCACCTCCCAGTTCGCCGGGGTGACCGAGGACGCGCAATGGCGTCAGACGGTCATCGAGTTCCAGCACGGATGGATCTTCCTGATGGCGGCCGGCCCCGATGGTTTCCTGGCTGCCGCCGCCGAACACGACTGTGACATAGAACAGTTCACCACGCGTCTGCACGAGGTGGTTCCCGGACTGACCGCGGCGGCGACACCGGGGAAGGGGACAGACCATGTCTGA
- a CDS encoding nuclear transport factor 2 family protein, whose translation MNSRHAGRVPPPSRVVTDSGVDHVRLAYHYLDTGDLDGYGSLLHAGALGADLECPPVPGARHDITRIVADGDCVVAMGRLAPQQWEFVDVFTLSAEGMLRACRRYYGGPPRPALPGR comes from the coding sequence ATGAACAGTCGGCACGCCGGGCGGGTCCCGCCACCCAGCCGCGTCGTCACCGACTCCGGGGTCGACCACGTGCGCCTGGCCTACCACTACCTCGACACCGGAGACCTCGACGGCTACGGATCGTTGCTGCACGCGGGAGCCCTCGGCGCCGATCTGGAGTGCCCGCCGGTACCGGGGGCCCGCCACGACATCACGCGGATCGTCGCCGACGGGGACTGTGTGGTGGCGATGGGGCGACTCGCGCCCCAACAGTGGGAGTTCGTCGACGTGTTCACCCTGTCGGCGGAGGGCATGCTGCGCGCCTGTCGTCGCTACTACGGCGGGCCGCCGCGCCCGGCCCTGCCGGGGCGCTGA
- a CDS encoding tyrosine-protein phosphatase — MTARHIEFERLHNFRDLGGHRSADGRTVVPGALYRSDSLGKLRGADWDRFLALGIRTVIDLRYPWEADAKGRVPEPHRFTYANLSIEHRPYDQAEIDPDIDPWRYLADRFAEVTEDGVEEIRQAIELIADAEPGPTVFHCTSGKDRTGLIAAFVLTLLDVPEEEILADFALTELATERLKADWHTAHPGRTMRWPAYGRAPATVMGLVLADLEARHGSPTAYLTDHVGITPETVARLRARLLTPATSPTPAASAAPTVPGTA, encoded by the coding sequence GTGACCGCCCGCCACATCGAGTTCGAGCGCCTGCACAACTTCCGCGACCTGGGCGGCCACCGCTCCGCCGACGGCCGAACCGTCGTCCCGGGGGCCCTGTACCGCTCCGACTCGCTCGGCAAGCTCCGGGGCGCCGACTGGGACCGGTTCCTCGCCCTGGGCATCCGTACCGTCATCGACCTCCGCTACCCCTGGGAAGCCGACGCCAAGGGCCGGGTCCCCGAGCCGCACCGCTTCACGTACGCCAACCTCAGCATCGAGCACCGCCCCTACGACCAGGCCGAGATCGACCCCGACATCGACCCCTGGCGCTACCTCGCCGACCGCTTCGCCGAGGTGACGGAGGACGGCGTCGAGGAGATCCGGCAGGCCATCGAGCTGATCGCCGACGCCGAACCGGGACCGACCGTTTTCCACTGCACGTCCGGCAAGGACCGCACCGGGCTGATCGCGGCCTTCGTACTGACCCTCCTCGACGTGCCCGAGGAAGAGATCCTGGCCGACTTCGCCCTCACCGAACTGGCCACCGAACGTCTCAAGGCCGACTGGCACACCGCCCACCCCGGCCGCACCATGCGCTGGCCCGCGTACGGGCGCGCCCCGGCCACCGTCATGGGGCTCGTCCTCGCGGACCTGGAAGCCCGCCACGGCTCCCCGACGGCCTACCTCACGGACCACGTCGGCATCACCCCGGAGACCGTGGCCCGGCTGCGCGCCCGGCTGCTGACCCCGGCGACGTCCCCGACACCTGCGGCATCCGCCGCTCCCACCGTCCCCGGGACGGCCTGA
- a CDS encoding enoyl-CoA hydratase/isomerase family protein yields MTDTTPAHAPTPAYARTATKAIRTEQDGPVLHVGLNPWGQDDTLDSAVLDDLIALLDDLHERPDVRILTLSSLGTDFCLGADRNEYQEALAADPSGVGLRRIADKAHRLCQALENTHAVTIARLHGRVIGAGLALASFCDLRAGADTSRFRMPEVGIGLPPAWGGAMGRLVSEVGASRIRELMLTCDVFDADTAHRIGLLHRTAPLDQLDKVIDSWTRPLVRRSPEALVLTKRMLAGYARADRTADVSLLDSHLLAATLHQHARS; encoded by the coding sequence ATGACCGACACCACCCCCGCGCACGCCCCCACCCCCGCGTACGCACGAACCGCCACCAAGGCGATACGTACCGAGCAGGACGGCCCCGTCCTGCACGTCGGCCTCAACCCGTGGGGGCAGGACGACACGTTGGACTCCGCGGTCCTCGACGACCTCATCGCCCTGCTCGACGACCTCCACGAGAGACCCGACGTCCGGATCCTCACGCTGTCGTCGCTGGGTACGGACTTCTGCCTGGGCGCCGACCGCAACGAGTACCAGGAGGCATTGGCCGCCGACCCGTCCGGAGTGGGCCTGCGGCGCATCGCCGACAAAGCGCACCGCCTGTGCCAGGCCCTGGAGAACACCCACGCGGTCACCATCGCCCGACTGCACGGGCGGGTCATCGGCGCGGGTCTCGCCCTCGCCTCCTTCTGCGACCTGCGCGCCGGCGCCGACACCAGCCGCTTTCGCATGCCGGAGGTCGGCATAGGGCTACCGCCGGCATGGGGCGGGGCGATGGGGCGCCTGGTCTCCGAGGTCGGCGCCTCCAGGATCCGCGAACTCATGCTCACCTGCGACGTCTTCGACGCCGACACCGCCCACCGCATCGGTCTGCTCCACCGGACCGCGCCGCTCGACCAACTGGACAAGGTGATCGATTCCTGGACCAGACCCCTGGTCCGCCGCTCTCCCGAAGCCCTCGTCCTGACCAAACGGATGCTGGCCGGTTACGCGCGGGCGGACAGGACGGCGGACGTCTCCCTGCTCGACTCCCACCTCCTGGCAGCCACCCTCCACCAACACGCGAGGAGCTGA
- a CDS encoding DUF742 domain-containing protein produces MSDGPEQDQELELTSPLVPLFVITNGRALPPDHEYEHTTLVTAAVENGQAAARTLSPEAGQVMDLVADGFLSVAEVAGHTHLPLGIVRILLAQLEEENLILARTPIPRAERVDRELVSAVLEGLKNRFGA; encoded by the coding sequence ATGTCTGATGGGCCCGAACAGGATCAAGAGCTGGAACTGACGTCACCGTTAGTCCCCCTCTTCGTGATCACGAACGGACGCGCGCTGCCCCCGGACCACGAGTACGAGCACACGACGCTCGTGACGGCGGCGGTGGAGAACGGACAGGCCGCAGCGCGCACCCTGTCCCCGGAGGCGGGGCAGGTCATGGACCTGGTCGCCGACGGCTTCCTGTCCGTGGCCGAGGTGGCGGGGCACACGCACCTGCCCCTGGGCATCGTCCGCATCCTGCTGGCGCAGTTGGAGGAGGAGAACCTCATCCTCGCGAGGACACCGATACCGCGCGCCGAACGTGTCGACAGGGAACTGGTCAGCGCCGTTCTCGAAGGCCTGAAGAATCGATTCGGAGCGTAG
- a CDS encoding GTP-binding protein: MYLDPDVSHAVKILIVGHFGVGKTTCIGSLSEIEPLRTEEEITEASVGFDDLSGTPDKKTTTVAMDFGRLTLSDTLVLYLFGTPGQERFKEMWEELSRGALGALVLVDPERLHESFPVLDLVERFGLTYAIAVNHFEGTTHYPLDEVREALNLTAETPVVECDVRDENSSARALITLVTHLMSQLG, from the coding sequence GTGTACCTGGATCCAGATGTCTCCCACGCGGTGAAGATCCTGATAGTGGGGCACTTCGGGGTCGGCAAGACCACCTGCATAGGCAGTCTCTCCGAGATCGAGCCCCTACGGACCGAGGAAGAGATCACCGAAGCCAGCGTGGGCTTCGACGACCTGTCGGGCACCCCCGACAAGAAGACCACCACCGTCGCGATGGACTTCGGTCGGCTCACGCTCAGCGACACCCTGGTGCTCTACCTCTTCGGAACGCCCGGTCAGGAGCGCTTCAAGGAGATGTGGGAGGAGCTCTCCCGGGGGGCGCTGGGCGCGCTGGTCCTCGTCGACCCGGAGCGGCTGCACGAGTCCTTCCCCGTCCTGGACCTCGTCGAGCGTTTCGGCCTGACGTACGCCATCGCCGTGAACCACTTCGAGGGCACCACGCACTACCCGCTCGACGAGGTGCGCGAGGCTCTGAACCTCACCGCCGAGACCCCGGTCGTGGAGTGCGACGTGCGGGACGAGAACTCCTCCGCGCGGGCCCTCATCACCCTCGTGACCCACCTCATGTCCCAACTCGGCTAG